From the genome of Hathewaya histolytica, one region includes:
- a CDS encoding DUF6673 family protein, which produces MKINGVELQDIDIFDVEVAEKYEKTMKKVENIGKEVEGLTFSESIRTQCNAIFEVFNSLFGEGTDKKVFGNKANLVVCLKAFEELMLQINEQKNEIEKMQNKYSPNRASRRAKK; this is translated from the coding sequence ATGAAAATTAATGGAGTAGAATTACAAGATATAGATATATTTGATGTAGAAGTAGCAGAAAAATATGAAAAGACTATGAAAAAAGTAGAGAATATAGGAAAAGAGGTAGAGGGGTTAACTTTTTCTGAAAGTATAAGAACTCAATGTAATGCTATTTTTGAAGTATTTAATTCTTTATTTGGAGAAGGTACTGATAAGAAAGTATTTGGTAACAAAGCAAATTTAGTTGTTTGTTTGAAAGCCTTTGAAGAGCTAATGCTACAAATAAATGAACAAAAAAATGAGATAGAAAAAATGCAGAATAAATATTCTCCTAATAGAGCAAGTAGACGTGCTAAAAAGTAA
- a CDS encoding carbon monoxide dehydrogenase: MEERVLTEAQLKAAYLLSNGESQVKTAKKVNVNVKTIQRWLKEDWFKVEVDRNVQLLKSKVDEKISMNIEPIMNRLIDIALKSDSEKTSLDACVYAINRLVGTPTNKTQDITEDKDKKEDFINLDNLIDETIDTKNDNIVELPKKKAK, translated from the coding sequence ATGGAAGAAAGAGTGTTGACAGAAGCACAATTAAAGGCAGCATATTTATTATCAAATGGTGAAAGTCAAGTTAAAACAGCGAAAAAAGTTAATGTTAATGTTAAGACAATACAGAGATGGTTAAAAGAAGATTGGTTTAAGGTTGAAGTGGACAGAAACGTCCAACTCCTGAAATCTAAGGTGGATGAAAAAATTTCCATGAATATAGAGCCTATAATGAATAGACTGATTGATATAGCTTTAAAAAGTGATAGTGAAAAAACTTCATTAGATGCTTGTGTGTATGCTATTAATAGGCTTGTAGGTACTCCAACTAATAAGACACAAGATATAACAGAAGATAAGGATAAGAAGGAAGACTTCATTAACTTAGATAACTTAATCGATGAAACAATAGATACTAAAAATGATAATATAGTAGAGTTACCTAAGAAGAAAGCTAAGTAA
- a CDS encoding chloramphenicol resistance protein, whose amino-acid sequence MIIDSLRNYIRKCPHLDKFNNAIKVNINYLEPNADTYSIEEVPIEPIVKKYVNGDSIRQYAFVFTSREPYGSNVLQNIDNSGFYEKFAEWIENNNDNNIFPKLNNGMEAIKMQVITTGYAFAVTEDTAQYQIQLKLKYYKKKI is encoded by the coding sequence ATGATTATAGATAGTCTTAGAAATTATATAAGAAAATGCCCACACTTAGATAAATTTAATAATGCTATAAAAGTAAATATTAACTACCTCGAACCTAATGCGGATACTTATTCTATAGAAGAAGTGCCAATAGAACCTATAGTAAAAAAATACGTTAATGGTGATTCTATAAGACAATATGCTTTTGTATTTACAAGTAGAGAACCTTATGGATCAAATGTATTACAAAATATAGATAATAGTGGATTCTATGAGAAATTTGCAGAATGGATAGAAAATAATAATGATAATAATATATTTCCTAAATTAAATAATGGGATGGAAGCTATAAAAATGCAAGTGATAACAACTGGATACGCTTTTGCAGTAACAGAAGATACTGCACAATATCAGATACAATTAAAATTAAAATATTACAAGAAGAAAATATAA
- a CDS encoding P22 phage major capsid protein family protein: MSVKNFIPQIWSARLLANLDKNFVYAGAVNRDYEGEIKKFGDTVKINQMGNVTVKDYKGTIEDPEELTSTQTILTIDQAKYFNFKVDDVDKAQGNVALVDKGMDRASIAIQDIIDKYIAAFVKDAKIKMGSASAPVDVTVANAYDTLVDLGVKLDENNVPRAGRFAILPAFYLGLLAKDPRFTKEYKILENGVVEGATVSGFELRMSNNVPVTTGKYSIMAGTDMAISFAGQVTEIEAYRPEKSFSDACKGLYVYGAKVVQPDALACLTVQQKSIV, from the coding sequence ATGTCAGTTAAAAATTTTATACCACAAATATGGAGTGCTAGACTACTTGCTAACTTAGATAAGAACTTTGTTTATGCTGGAGCTGTAAATAGAGATTATGAAGGTGAAATTAAGAAGTTTGGTGATACTGTTAAAATTAATCAGATGGGAAATGTAACAGTTAAAGATTATAAAGGCACTATAGAAGACCCAGAGGAATTAACTTCTACACAAACAATACTTACAATAGACCAGGCTAAGTATTTTAACTTTAAGGTAGATGATGTGGATAAGGCTCAAGGTAATGTGGCTCTAGTAGATAAAGGAATGGATAGGGCATCAATAGCTATACAAGATATAATAGACAAATACATAGCAGCATTTGTAAAAGATGCTAAGATAAAAATGGGTTCAGCTTCTGCACCTGTTGATGTAACAGTAGCAAATGCTTATGATACTTTAGTAGATTTGGGAGTTAAACTTGATGAGAATAATGTACCAAGGGCAGGTAGATTTGCTATATTACCAGCATTTTATTTAGGATTATTAGCAAAAGATCCGAGATTTACAAAGGAATATAAGATATTAGAAAATGGGGTTGTCGAAGGTGCTACAGTTAGTGGATTTGAATTAAGAATGTCTAACAATGTACCTGTAACAACTGGAAAATATTCTATTATGGCTGGAACTGATATGGCTATTTCTTTCGCTGGACAAGTAACAGAAATAGAAGCATATAGACCTGAAAAGAGTTTTTCTGATGCTTGTAAAGGATTATATGTATATGGTGCTAAAGTAGTACAGCCAGATGCTTTAGCTTGTTTAACAGTACAACAAAAATCAATAGTTTAA
- a CDS encoding GIY-YIG nuclease family protein, producing the protein MKTNVIGIYGIVDDKTGKIYCGQSSDIARRWSNHSSFLKNGEHSYKELQEAYDKDKNRIKYTILEKCTEEELKEREDWWIKHIERIDGWTLINKQKHGGNHNIKVKDTSKMCIAQRGENNPRCRLKEEDIRQIKMLIEKGISIKQIAKQYCISTSFLYNIKSGRKWKHVQI; encoded by the coding sequence ATGAAAACGAATGTAATAGGAATTTATGGAATTGTAGATGATAAAACAGGAAAGATCTATTGTGGACAATCTAGCGATATAGCTAGAAGATGGAGTAATCATAGTAGTTTTTTAAAGAATGGTGAACATAGTTACAAAGAATTACAAGAAGCATATGACAAGGATAAGAATAGAATAAAGTATACAATATTAGAAAAATGTACAGAAGAGGAATTAAAGGAAAGAGAAGATTGGTGGATTAAACATATAGAAAGAATTGATGGCTGGACATTAATTAATAAACAGAAACATGGTGGAAATCATAACATAAAAGTTAAGGATACAAGTAAAATGTGTATAGCACAAAGGGGAGAGAATAATCCTAGATGTAGATTGAAAGAGGAAGATATAAGACAAATAAAAATGCTAATTGAGAAAGGTATAAGTATTAAGCAAATAGCTAAACAGTATTGTATTAGTACAAGTTTTCTTTATAATATTAAATCAGGTAGGAAGTGGAAACATGTACAAATCTAA
- a CDS encoding recombinase family protein produces MSKIYGYARVSTKGQLDNNSLDQQEKEIKERYSNSIIYREQFTGTKTNRPIFNKVIEQLNVGDTLVCTKLDRFCRTTKEGLELIDILMNKGIKIHLLNMGLIEDTPMGRLIITNLLAFAEFERNMIVERTQTGKAIAKSKEGFKEGRPKKYTKKQIDNALSMLSINGGKYSYHEVEEITDISKSTLIREQRKRKVDK; encoded by the coding sequence ATGAGTAAAATATATGGTTATGCAAGAGTAAGTACAAAAGGGCAATTAGATAATAATAGTTTAGATCAACAAGAGAAGGAAATAAAAGAAAGATACAGTAATTCTATTATATACAGAGAACAATTCACGGGTACTAAAACTAATAGACCTATATTTAATAAAGTAATAGAACAACTTAATGTAGGAGATACATTAGTATGTACTAAGTTAGATAGATTCTGTAGGACTACAAAAGAAGGATTAGAGCTAATAGATATATTAATGAACAAAGGTATTAAGATACACTTACTTAATATGGGGTTAATAGAAGATACACCTATGGGTAGATTAATAATAACTAATCTATTAGCCTTTGCAGAGTTCGAAAGAAATATGATAGTAGAACGTACTCAAACAGGTAAGGCTATAGCTAAGAGTAAAGAGGGATTTAAAGAAGGTAGACCTAAGAAGTATACTAAGAAACAAATAGATAACGCTTTGAGTATGTTAAGTATTAATGGTGGTAAGTATAGTTATCATGAAGTAGAAGAGATAACTGATATAAGTAAGAGTACATTAATAAGAGAGCAGAGAAAGAGGAAGGTAGATAAATAA
- a CDS encoding DUF6751 family protein: MGVLFKKDTITIYNKYYSTKDDIDKYQRTVIKGVNWQGKKHATVSDKGLLLADSTLIFIDKLDNYISPKKFAKLSDPERPNYFTFTQGDKIVKGEVYFEITGVKPYRVADLEQNFDDVIDVKSVSIMDTHMEVEGV; this comes from the coding sequence ATGGGAGTTTTATTTAAAAAAGACACAATAACAATATATAACAAATACTATTCCACAAAAGATGACATTGATAAATACCAAAGAACAGTTATTAAAGGTGTTAATTGGCAAGGGAAGAAACATGCCACTGTAAGTGATAAAGGTTTACTCTTAGCAGATAGTACATTGATATTTATAGATAAGTTGGATAATTACATAAGTCCTAAAAAATTTGCTAAACTAAGTGATCCAGAAAGACCAAATTATTTTACTTTTACTCAAGGAGATAAAATTGTAAAAGGTGAGGTTTATTTTGAAATAACAGGTGTTAAACCCTATAGGGTAGCTGATTTAGAGCAAAATTTTGATGATGTAATAGATGTTAAATCCGTAAGTATAATGGACACACATATGGAAGTGGAGGGGGTATAG
- a CDS encoding terminase: protein MVYYDNKEFTQAEYNTYILYKYLSKHYGENNAIKTIKNNMDKLNKIAIALGQKDIAFFCLYFLQDTFVPKSDNQARNLAPVHLDIWEELNKMFYKDLYDREEFILPRGCSKSTIINKALSCYLHCYKKSRYTIVIGNKESDAEQFIADTRKMLENSIVTKAFGKLIDRRNRTVNKQEIELTNNTKIQAFSWGSSVRGTTYGCKDGIFRPSCVLCDDVLSEDDILSDNAKEKVLNKYYKEIIEVGDTEVIRRGKKIKSGTKFLVIGTPLAPDCFINTVKEDTTFKVFHRKVVNFDIDDCFENNKCWQHYKKILNNTKIDKENKDIMLKEYYIENKKEMEFPTIWEKYNCDELAQKYFTKRTAFMQELMCDCQNIGEKWFKSVRTQPKEQVEDNTFIKTMLCVDPASTTKAKSDYTAMVVGSGAENGFKYMRELILDKLNFDNYCKKVVELIKLYEDITHVYIEKNTYQGADLIKIKEIIENDEELQGREIEFINEMQRKNKDNKISSILDSVNSGQVIFVDNNKEFIQQILDFSGQKYSIHDDGADTTAECVIRLDTIEIIGKLQIFDIRKLGL, encoded by the coding sequence ATGGTATATTACGATAATAAAGAATTTACACAAGCAGAATACAACACATATATTCTCTATAAATACTTGTCTAAACATTATGGAGAAAACAATGCAATTAAAACAATTAAAAATAATATGGATAAGTTAAATAAAATAGCAATCGCTTTAGGACAAAAAGATATAGCATTCTTTTGTTTATATTTCCTACAAGATACTTTTGTACCTAAATCCGACAATCAGGCACGTAACCTAGCACCAGTGCATTTAGATATTTGGGAAGAGTTGAATAAAATGTTTTACAAAGATTTATATGATAGAGAAGAATTTATACTTCCACGTGGTTGTAGCAAATCTACTATTATTAATAAGGCATTGAGTTGTTATTTACATTGTTACAAGAAGAGTAGATATACAATTGTAATTGGTAATAAAGAATCAGATGCAGAGCAATTTATAGCAGATACAAGAAAGATGTTAGAAAATTCTATTGTTACTAAGGCATTTGGAAAATTAATAGATAGAAGGAATAGAACAGTAAATAAGCAGGAAATAGAATTAACTAATAATACTAAAATACAAGCTTTTTCATGGGGCAGTTCTGTTAGAGGTACTACTTATGGGTGTAAAGATGGAATATTCAGACCTTCATGTGTTTTGTGTGATGATGTGCTTAGTGAAGATGATATATTATCAGATAATGCTAAAGAAAAAGTATTAAACAAGTATTATAAAGAAATAATAGAAGTAGGAGATACAGAAGTAATAAGAAGAGGTAAAAAGATAAAAAGTGGTACTAAATTCTTAGTAATTGGAACTCCACTTGCTCCAGATTGCTTTATAAATACAGTTAAAGAAGATACTACATTTAAAGTATTTCATAGAAAAGTTGTTAATTTTGATATAGATGATTGTTTTGAGAATAATAAATGTTGGCAACATTATAAGAAAATACTTAACAATACTAAAATAGATAAAGAAAATAAAGATATAATGTTAAAAGAATATTATATAGAAAATAAAAAAGAAATGGAATTCCCAACTATATGGGAAAAATATAACTGTGATGAATTAGCACAGAAATATTTCACTAAAAGAACGGCTTTTATGCAAGAATTAATGTGTGATTGTCAAAATATAGGTGAAAAATGGTTTAAGTCAGTTAGAACTCAACCAAAAGAACAGGTAGAAGATAATACATTTATTAAAACTATGTTGTGTGTAGACCCAGCAAGCACAACTAAAGCAAAAAGCGACTATACTGCTATGGTAGTTGGTTCTGGTGCTGAAAATGGATTTAAGTATATGAGAGAATTAATATTAGACAAACTTAATTTTGATAATTATTGTAAAAAAGTAGTTGAACTGATAAAACTGTATGAAGATATAACTCATGTATACATAGAAAAGAATACATATCAAGGTGCTGATTTAATAAAAATTAAAGAAATAATAGAAAATGATGAAGAATTACAAGGTAGAGAAATAGAGTTTATAAATGAAATGCAAAGAAAAAACAAGGACAATAAAATAAGTAGTATTCTAGATTCTGTTAATAGTGGACAAGTAATATTTGTAGATAACAATAAAGAGTTTATACAACAAATATTAGATTTTTCTGGTCAAAAGTACAGTATCCATGACGATGGTGCTGATACTACTGCTGAATGTGTTATTAGATTAGACACGATAGAAATTATAGGAAAACTACAGATATTTGATATTAGAAAACTAGGATTATAA
- a CDS encoding bacteriophage Gp15 family protein, whose amino-acid sequence MNILIDILPTTVNIEGVEYAINSDFRTSILFELLMQDSTIGEEEKIYMALELYYTTIPQNINEAIEQMLWFYRCGKNEVKSKGTGKGKSVTQIYSFEHDDDYIYSAFLDQYGVDLQDMEYLHWWKFKAMFKSLKEDNELVKIMGYRAMDLSKIKDKEQKNYYKKMKELYKIPTNISKNEKEKLNKIEEILLNGGDISKVL is encoded by the coding sequence ATGAATATTCTTATAGATATTTTACCTACTACAGTAAATATAGAGGGTGTGGAATATGCTATTAATAGTGATTTTCGCACCTCTATTCTTTTTGAATTACTTATGCAAGATTCTACAATAGGAGAAGAAGAAAAAATATACATGGCTTTAGAGTTATATTATACAACTATACCACAAAACATAAATGAAGCCATAGAACAGATGTTATGGTTTTACCGTTGTGGTAAAAATGAAGTTAAAAGTAAAGGTACTGGTAAGGGTAAGAGTGTCACTCAAATATACTCTTTTGAGCATGATGATGACTATATTTATTCTGCATTTTTAGATCAATATGGAGTTGATCTACAGGATATGGAGTATTTACACTGGTGGAAGTTTAAAGCTATGTTTAAAAGTCTTAAAGAAGATAATGAGCTAGTTAAAATAATGGGTTATAGGGCAATGGATCTAAGTAAAATAAAAGATAAAGAACAAAAGAATTATTATAAAAAGATGAAAGAACTTTATAAAATTCCAACTAATATAAGTAAAAATGAAAAAGAAAAGCTTAATAAAATAGAAGAAATATTACTTAATGGTGGAGATATTAGCAAGGTGTTGTAA
- a CDS encoding Com family DNA-binding transcriptional regulator, translating to MRCPYCNQLLLKADYIRGEIKCTRCKKIIKLEINQRTEPNHTVE from the coding sequence GTGAGATGTCCTTATTGTAATCAGTTATTATTAAAAGCTGATTATATAAGAGGAGAAATAAAATGTACTAGATGTAAAAAAATAATTAAATTAGAAATTAATCAGAGAACAGAGCCAAACCACACCGTAGAGTAG
- a CDS encoding DUF4355 domain-containing protein, which yields MEDNKIMENIDNNTNESSAVDSKETTKTDVATDKTETTKEKIFTQEELEKIISKRLERERKKADEEKVEAERLAKMSAEERAKAEFEKEKQKFEEERKSFLKQQLELQVIKELTNKNLPTDFSKYLIGENAETCMENIKTFEEYFSSAVEKQVQERLKGGYTPPKTEIAKTYSMEDLKNMTPEEINKNWEQIKSIK from the coding sequence ATGGAAGACAATAAAATAATGGAAAATATAGATAATAACACAAATGAATCTAGTGCAGTAGATTCTAAGGAAACTACTAAAACAGATGTAGCTACAGATAAAACAGAAACAACTAAGGAAAAGATATTTACACAAGAAGAATTAGAAAAAATAATTTCTAAACGTTTGGAAAGAGAAAGAAAAAAAGCAGATGAAGAAAAAGTAGAAGCTGAAAGACTTGCAAAAATGAGTGCAGAAGAAAGAGCCAAGGCTGAATTTGAAAAAGAAAAACAAAAGTTTGAAGAGGAAAGAAAATCTTTCTTAAAACAACAATTAGAATTACAGGTTATAAAAGAATTAACTAATAAAAATTTACCTACAGATTTTAGTAAATATCTGATAGGTGAAAATGCTGAAACTTGTATGGAAAATATAAAAACTTTTGAAGAATATTTCTCTAGTGCTGTAGAAAAACAAGTACAGGAAAGATTAAAGGGTGGATATACACCACCAAAAACAGAAATTGCTAAAACATATTCTATGGAAGATTTAAAAAATATGACACCAGAAGAAATAAATAAAAATTGGGAACAAATAAAAAGTATTAAATAG
- a CDS encoding aspartate kinase, producing MKMVQRKELEKILKKFNKEELGGGYLYFLHKNELIQLDLVDYSCCTVCSIEDIKSTEFIRDEMTMEGIYIEIKEGKYEEIDSIWIGEYGVQM from the coding sequence ATGAAAATGGTACAAAGAAAAGAATTAGAAAAAATATTAAAGAAATTCAATAAAGAGGAATTAGGTGGAGGATATTTATATTTTTTACACAAAAATGAGTTAATACAATTAGATTTGGTAGATTATAGTTGTTGTACAGTGTGCAGTATAGAAGATATAAAAAGTACAGAGTTTATACGAGATGAAATGACAATGGAAGGAATATACATAGAAATAAAAGAAGGAAAATATGAAGAAATTGATTCAATTTGGATTGGCGAATATGGAGTACAAATGTAA
- a CDS encoding DUF1064 domain-containing protein, with amino-acid sequence MYKSKYNNKKVIYNGIKFASKMERDYYIYILGLKEDGVVADIELQPVFLLQEKFKYGNKTIRSIKYKADFRVAYKDGHTEVIDVKGTVTDVFKIKRKMLLSKYKDIDFKCVRKIRGEWKVVL; translated from the coding sequence ATGTACAAATCTAAATACAATAACAAAAAAGTTATATATAATGGAATCAAATTTGCTTCTAAAATGGAAAGAGATTATTACATATACATATTAGGTTTAAAAGAAGATGGGGTTGTAGCCGATATAGAGCTGCAGCCAGTCTTTTTATTACAAGAAAAATTTAAGTATGGAAATAAAACAATAAGATCTATAAAGTATAAGGCAGATTTTAGAGTAGCTTATAAAGATGGGCATACAGAAGTAATAGATGTTAAAGGCACAGTTACGGATGTATTTAAAATTAAGAGAAAAATGCTGTTGAGTAAATATAAGGATATAGATTTTAAGTGTGTAAGAAAGATTAGAGGAGAATGGAAGGTGGTTTTATAA
- a CDS encoding minor capsid protein — MTREEEFMLSLYENEIEEVYKEQKKNRDELLQDIALIMLTYTILDNVMNMTSKERNKEYAKLSTIIINMTRGQAKTQNKVIKDILDNTVKKTCDFYNYNAKQKDVKKVIDKSFKGKHFSKRVWENEQEVAKKLHKEIDRFLNGKINVNKIKKEIEKTFNTNVYSAKRLVETEVNRCSNEAFTRFCEETGVKKLRYNATLDNRTCDDCSKYDGNVYDFGKEIELPRHPLCRCFYTIEE, encoded by the coding sequence ATGACTAGAGAAGAAGAATTTATGCTAAGTTTATATGAAAATGAAATTGAGGAGGTCTATAAAGAGCAGAAGAAAAATAGAGATGAACTACTCCAAGATATAGCTTTAATAATGCTAACTTACACTATTCTCGACAATGTAATGAATATGACATCTAAGGAGAGAAATAAAGAATATGCTAAATTATCTACAATAATAATAAATATGACTAGAGGACAAGCTAAAACACAAAATAAAGTTATAAAAGATATATTGGATAATACAGTAAAAAAGACTTGTGATTTTTATAATTATAATGCTAAACAAAAAGATGTTAAAAAGGTTATAGATAAAAGTTTTAAAGGAAAACATTTTTCTAAAAGAGTATGGGAAAATGAGCAAGAAGTTGCTAAGAAACTACATAAGGAAATAGATAGATTTCTTAATGGAAAAATAAATGTAAATAAGATTAAAAAAGAGATTGAAAAAACATTTAATACCAATGTTTACAGTGCTAAAAGACTTGTGGAAACAGAAGTTAATAGATGTTCTAATGAAGCGTTTACTAGGTTCTGCGAGGAAACAGGTGTTAAAAAATTAAGATATAATGCTACTTTAGATAATAGAACTTGTGATGATTGTAGTAAATATGATGGAAATGTATATGATTTTGGGAAAGAAATAGAATTACCAAGACATCCGCTATGCCGATGTTTCTATACTATAGAAGAATAA
- a CDS encoding minor capsid protein: MAELVKWTGKATIQMDATQKILMRRYIGKNGKAQRRFTQECAKTFNNYVPYDTGRLKDMMVELQTSRIIYHAPYAELQYYTNVGMGKQGNSIGGLRGKYWDKRCWTDRGDKIVQTIAEFVGGRSK; the protein is encoded by the coding sequence ATGGCGGAATTAGTTAAATGGACAGGGAAAGCAACTATACAAATGGATGCCACTCAAAAAATACTGATGAGAAGATATATAGGAAAGAATGGGAAGGCACAAAGAAGATTTACACAAGAATGTGCTAAAACCTTTAATAATTATGTGCCTTATGATACAGGAAGGCTTAAAGACATGATGGTTGAGTTGCAAACTAGTAGGATAATCTACCACGCACCGTATGCTGAACTCCAATATTATACAAACGTAGGTATGGGAAAGCAAGGGAATAGTATAGGTGGATTGAGGGGTAAATATTGGGATAAACGTTGTTGGACAGATAGAGGAGATAAGATAGTACAAACAATAGCTGAATTTGTAGGAGGTAGGAGCAAATGA
- a CDS encoding phage portal protein, with protein sequence MDIELLKKCYEDFKLNKNKYDKMYQYYIGDSDAIRKYSAMEYQESHKMNFNYLKKFIKEEVSYSVGTPIGYISKTNDDNIIQEIDYYTYHWDKNHDTQLMKNMLLYSTVYELYYIDKNGQFNAKVITPRNGYAYTDDFGNILYFLHAYKLKFDDKTYIDIYTDNEILHFDEDFNTIRKADTHIFGQVPVSLGILSEELENDTLFNDIVQIQDGYSIIGSDGVNEITNTRAAILKGKGFQLDPEQIEYLKKYRFANLPKGKESDLDWLLKNLNAEYQKLMLETLEDKMYQLSFHINNQEKMQSNTSSLALRSRLINLEQKTKLNNKALMNVIVSRIKFLFIYLKILKNKDYDYRNIAIKFNSVIPSDDLMMSQIISQLGDKISLKTGLSQLSFVENADAEIKQIEEENKNLLPMSLENIFDEGEE encoded by the coding sequence TTGGATATAGAATTATTAAAAAAATGCTATGAAGATTTTAAATTAAATAAAAACAAATATGATAAAATGTATCAATATTATATTGGAGACTCTGATGCTATAAGGAAATATAGTGCTATGGAATATCAAGAAAGTCATAAAATGAATTTTAACTATTTAAAGAAATTTATAAAAGAAGAGGTTAGTTATAGTGTGGGAACTCCTATAGGATATATTAGCAAAACCAATGATGATAATATAATACAAGAAATAGATTATTATACATATCATTGGGATAAAAACCATGATACACAACTCATGAAAAATATGTTACTTTACAGTACAGTATATGAGTTGTACTACATTGATAAAAATGGACAATTTAATGCTAAAGTAATAACACCTCGTAATGGATATGCTTATACAGATGATTTTGGTAATATATTATATTTTCTTCATGCGTACAAACTTAAATTTGATGATAAAACATATATTGATATTTATACAGATAATGAAATATTACATTTTGACGAAGATTTTAACACAATAAGAAAAGCTGATACACATATATTTGGGCAAGTACCCGTATCACTCGGAATATTAAGTGAAGAATTAGAAAATGATACATTATTTAATGATATAGTTCAAATTCAAGATGGTTATTCAATCATAGGAAGTGATGGAGTTAATGAAATAACTAATACTAGAGCGGCTATATTAAAAGGCAAGGGATTTCAGTTAGATCCAGAACAAATTGAATATTTAAAAAAATATAGATTTGCTAATTTGCCTAAGGGTAAGGAATCAGATTTAGATTGGTTGTTAAAAAATCTTAATGCAGAATATCAGAAATTAATGTTAGAAACTTTAGAAGATAAAATGTATCAATTAAGTTTTCATATTAATAATCAAGAAAAAATGCAATCGAATACTTCAAGCTTAGCTTTGAGAAGTAGATTAATTAATCTTGAACAGAAAACTAAGCTTAATAATAAAGCTTTAATGAATGTAATAGTTAGTAGAATTAAATTCTTATTTATATATTTAAAAATATTGAAAAATAAAGATTATGATTATAGAAATATCGCTATTAAATTTAATAGTGTAATACCTTCTGATGACTTAATGATGAGTCAAATTATTTCTCAATTGGGTGACAAGATTAGTTTGAAAACAGGATTAAGCCAGCTAAGTTTTGTTGAAAATGCTGATGCTGAAATTAAGCAAATTGAGGAAGAAAACAAGAACTTACTACCTATGAGTTTAGAAAATATCTTTGATGAAGGTGAAGAATAA